One Flavobacteriales bacterium TMED191 genomic window carries:
- a CDS encoding phospho-N-acetylmuramoyl-pentapeptide-transferase: protein MLHYLFDYLYNSGIDITMYNLFNYISVRSALAIIISLFTTVYFGKSVIKILTNKLVKDNIRDLGLNGQLEKTGTPTMGGIIILIAILVPTFLLCRLNNIYVIIMIITTLWMGIIGFWDDYIKVFKNNKQGLAGKFKIIGQVMLGFFVAIIMYSHPDIVIKENISIESEINSIQSERIADDNLFFSENKKSLKTTIPFLKDNQLDYSNLFFNNENAIITFLLFAFVIIFIITAVSNSANLTDGIDGLATGCSAIIGATLGIFCYVSGNMVFANYLDIMYIPSISELVVFMSSFVGACVGFLWYNSYPAQVFMGDIGSLSLGAIIGVFSVLIRKELLIPIFCGVFFVESLSVILQVTYFKYTKKKYGKGIRIFLMSPLHHHFQKLGIHESKIVTRFWIVCVFICLLAFVTLKIR from the coding sequence ATGCTACATTACCTATTTGATTATTTATACAACTCAGGAATTGATATAACAATGTATAATTTATTTAATTATATATCTGTACGTTCAGCACTTGCAATAATTATCTCGCTTTTTACAACTGTATATTTCGGTAAGTCTGTAATTAAAATTTTAACAAATAAATTAGTAAAGGACAATATTAGAGATTTAGGTCTAAATGGTCAATTAGAAAAAACCGGTACTCCAACGATGGGGGGCATTATTATTTTAATCGCCATTCTAGTTCCTACATTCTTACTATGCCGTCTGAATAATATATATGTTATTATTATGATAATTACCACATTATGGATGGGTATAATAGGTTTTTGGGATGATTATATTAAAGTTTTTAAAAACAACAAACAGGGATTAGCTGGTAAATTTAAAATTATCGGACAGGTTATGTTAGGATTTTTTGTGGCTATCATTATGTATAGTCATCCAGATATTGTAATTAAAGAAAATATAAGTATTGAGTCCGAAATAAATTCAATTCAATCAGAACGGATTGCCGATGATAATTTATTTTTTAGTGAAAATAAGAAATCATTAAAAACTACCATACCATTTTTAAAAGATAATCAGTTAGACTACAGCAATTTATTTTTCAATAATGAAAATGCTATAATTACTTTTTTACTTTTTGCTTTCGTTATCATATTTATAATTACAGCGGTATCAAACTCAGCTAATTTAACTGACGGTATTGATGGTTTAGCCACTGGTTGCTCTGCGATTATTGGAGCTACTCTTGGTATATTTTGTTATGTTTCTGGCAATATGGTTTTTGCAAACTATCTAGATATTATGTATATCCCTAGTATATCTGAACTGGTGGTATTTATGTCATCTTTCGTAGGTGCATGTGTGGGGTTTTTATGGTACAATTCTTATCCAGCTCAAGTTTTTATGGGTGATATAGGTAGTTTGTCTTTGGGTGCAATTATAGGTGTATTCTCCGTGTTAATAAGAAAAGAGTTGTTAATCCCAATTTTTTGCGGTGTATTTTTTGTTGAAAGTCTTTCGGTTATTCTCCAAGTAACATATTTTAAATACACAAAGAAAAAGTATGGAAAAGGTATAAGGATTTTTCTTATGTCTCCTCTTCATCATCACTTTCAAAAGCTAGGAATTCATGAGAGCAAAATCGTAACTAGATTTTGGATTGTTTGTGTTTTTATCTGCTTACTCGCTTTTGTTACTTTAAAAATAAGATAA